The Sceloporus undulatus isolate JIND9_A2432 ecotype Alabama chromosome 7, SceUnd_v1.1, whole genome shotgun sequence genome segment CACCTTCATTTTGCCCTTCGCTGGCTCTCCTTCTGCAAGAAGTGGCTGCTCCTCTCCATTCACTGACAGGGTCCTCTTCTCTGGCAGCTGCTCCTCCGGCTGACGGGCAATAAGCAGGCGGCAGGTAAGCAGGATCCCAAAGACCAAGGCATGGGCATAGCGTTTGAGGGGGTCTCCCACCAGCTGGTGGAAGAAGAGCACAGCCAgaacaagcagcagcagcagaaagttGGCCACATCCTTGGGACGGCCAGGAACTAGTGTCATGACAATGCCGCAGGCCACCTCGAGGGCTCCAATACTCTTGCGAAGAATGATGGAGCTGATTCCCATTCTCTTAAGCATGGGCAGTGCTCGGACATAGCTCTTGTAGGCCCGTTTCTGTAATCAAAATAGCAAGAACATGGCATTCAATACAGGATCTGACATGTAGCTTCTAGCTCTCTCCTAGGAACACAAACATAGGTCCATAATGGAGCACAGCattgagccttatcacatgtgaaacaggAGCCCCAGTTCAAAGCGAGGGGGGAGCAGAGTCACTTcagatccaaggcaattcacgtgatgtattatcatacctgaggaacGAAACTGTGGTTCTGCTTGGGCAAAGTGGAgcaagtgcacattgtattaccacaccagagggattcaactattcgaattggcacccttgcacatgctcagtagggctctggacactgtcatccttccctgccccctccttagctgtcatccttcattggggtggaggaggcaggggatgatgggacaggtggcagggtgccagagggggtgagattggggtgaaggaggaggcaggggatgatgggacaggtggcagggtgccagaggGGGGTGAGattgggtgaaggaggaggcaggggatgatgggacaggtcgtaGGGGGTCACAGGGGGCGATATTGGAGTGAAGGAgcagacaggggatgatgggacacatcgcagggggtcactgggggcaagatcggggtgatcttccacaccagactaattcgaagtgaaatcaaagtgagcttggaaacaatttttgtgaattcgcttgttagtgaattcacaaaaatgaagtGTCACTCCGAATTGACTGTGCATCTGCCTCGGAAtgacccccccatagaaagcaatcaggTCTGATAATGcatcacgttataacatgaatacgcatggCTGGATCTGtagtgactccggatctgagctgcaaaacccctcgtgtgataaggcccatTGATTTGAATAGAACTGAGCAAAGAGGATTCATTTTATCCTACTTCAGTAAAGTCACATGTCAGATGAGAAGAATTTGATAGCAAAGGCAAGAGGTGATAGTCTTT includes the following:
- the TMEM35A gene encoding novel acetylcholine receptor chaperone, whose product is MASPRTITIVALSVALGLFFVFMGTIKLTPRLSKDAYNEMKRAYKSYVRALPMLKRMGISSIILRKSIGALEVACGIVMTLVPGRPKDVANFLLLLLVLAVLFFHQLVGDPLKRYAHALVFGILLTCRLLIARQPEEQLPEKRTLSVNGEEQPLLAEGEPAKGKMKVS